The proteins below come from a single Corylus avellana chromosome ca3, CavTom2PMs-1.0 genomic window:
- the LOC132175267 gene encoding uncharacterized protein LOC132175267, with product MGKTATSRDWSQIYAIYGVEQWQTLVFLLLHALLFGVLSVLYLLYFDPIRAFFESILSVTISLPGGAARFAAGFTGSVTALSAVCLLFAAANFFYSAVPLHHAMALRMLSFVDDWSTVKHALDLGCGRGILLNAVATQLKKEGSSGRVVGLDRSKATTLRTLRTAKLEGVGEYVTCREGDVRRLPFADNSFDVVVSGVFLHTVGKEHGRNRTVEAAAERMRVVGEVVRVLKPGGVGVVWDLMHVPEYARRLQDLKMEEIKVSERVTAFMVSSHIVSFRKPRQHVVGPAEVRLDWRC from the coding sequence ATGGGCAAAACGGCGACGAGCAGAGACTGGAGCCAGATCTACGCGATCTACGGCGTGGAGCAGTGGCAGACCCTGGTGTTCCTCCTCCTCCACGCCCTCCTCTTTGGCGTCCTCTCCGTGCTCTACCTCCTCTACTTCGACCCCATCCGCGCCTTCTTCGAGTCTATCCTCTCCGTCACCATCTCCCTCCCCGGCGGCGCCGCCCGATTCGCCGCCGGATTCACAGGCTCCGTCACCGCCCTCTCCGCCGTATGCCTCTTATTCGCCGCCGCCAACTTCTTCTACTCCGCCGTGCCCCTCCACCACGCCATGGCCCTCCGCATGCTCTCCTTCGTCGACGACTGGTCGACGGTGAAGCACGCCCTCGACCTCGGCTGCGGCCGGGGAATCCTCCTCAACGCGGTCGCGACCCAGCTCAAGAAGGAGGGTAGCTCCGGCCGGGTCGTGGGTCTGGACCGCTCCAAGGCCACCACGCTCCGGACCCTCCGTACGGCGAAGCTGGAGGGGGTCGGAGAGTACGTGACGTGCAGAGAAGGCGACGTGAGGAGGCTGCCCTTCGCAGACAACAGCTTCGACGTGGTGGTCTCCGGGGTGTTCCTCCACACGGTGGGGAAAGAGCACGGCCGGAACCGTACAGTGGAGGCCGCGGCGGAGAGGATGAGGGTGGTGGGCGAGGTTGTGAGGGTGTTGAAGCCCGGTGGGGTGGGCGTGGTGTGGGACCTGATGCACGTTCCAGAGTACGCGCGGAGGCTACAAGACCTGAAGATGGAAGAAATCAAGGTGTCAGAGCGGGTCACCGCGTTCATGGTCAGCAGCCACATCGTCTCGTTCCGCAAGCCCCGTCAGCACGTCGTCGGCCCCGCCGAGGTCAGGCTCGACTGGAGGTGTTGA
- the LOC132175110 gene encoding uncharacterized protein LOC132175110 — MGKTATSRDWSQIYAIYGVEQWQTLVFLLLHALLFGVLSVLYLLYFDPIRSFFESILSVTISLPGGAARFAAGFTGSVTALSAVCLLFAAANFFYSAVPLHHAMALRMLSFVDDWSTVKHALDLGCGRGILLNAVATQLKKEGSSGRVVGLDRSKATTLRTLRTAKLEGVGEYVTCREGDVRRLPFADNSFDVVVSGVFLHTVGKEHGRNRTVEAAAERMRVVGEVVRVLKPGGVGVVWDLMHVPEYARRLQDLKMEEIKVSERVTAFMVSSHIVSFRKPRQHVVGPAEVRLDWRC, encoded by the coding sequence ATGGGCAAAACGGCGACGAGCAGAGACTGGAGCCAGATCTACGCGATCTACGGCGTGGAGCAGTGGCAGACCCTGGTGTTCCTCCTCCTCCACGCCCTTCTCTTTGGCGTCCTCTCCGTGCTCTACCTCCTCTACTTCGACCCCATCCGCTCCTTCTTCGAGTCTATCCTCTCCGTCACCATCTCCCTCCCCGGCGGCGCCGCCCGATTCGCCGCCGGATTCACAGGCTCCGTCACCGCCCTCTCCGCCGTATGCCTCTTGTTCGCCGCCGCCAACTTCTTCTACTCCGCCGTGCCCCTCCACCACGCCATGGCCCTCCGCATGCTCTCCTTCGTCGACGACTGGTCGACGGTGAAGCACGCCCTCGACCTCGGCTGCGGCCGGGGAATCCTCCTCAACGCGGTCGCGACCCAGCTCAAGAAGGAGGGTAGCTCCGGCCGGGTCGTGGGTCTGGACCGCTCCAAGGCCACCACGCTCCGGACCCTCCGTACGGCGAAGCTGGAGGGGGTCGGAGAGTACGTGACGTGCAGAGAAGGCGACGTGAGGAGGCTGCCCTTCGCAGACAACAGCTTCGACGTGGTGGTCTCCGGGGTGTTCCTCCACACGGTGGGGAAAGAGCACGGCCGGAACCGTACAGTGGAGGCCGCGGCGGAGAGGATGAGGGTGGTGGGCGAGGTTGTGAGGGTGTTGAAGCCCGGTGGGGTGGGCGTGGTGTGGGACCTGATGCACGTTCCAGAGTACGCGCGGAGGCTACAAGACCTGAAGATGGAAGAAATCAAGGTGTCAGAGCGGGTCACCGCGTTCATGGTCAGCAGCCACATCGTCTCGTTCCGCAAGCCCCGTCAGCACGTCGTCGGCCCCGCCGAGGTCAGGCTCGACTGGAGGTGTTGA